A genomic window from Scophthalmus maximus strain ysfricsl-2021 chromosome 17, ASM2237912v1, whole genome shotgun sequence includes:
- the slc16a6b gene encoding solute carrier family 16 member 6b isoform X1, producing the protein MRVPYSQRCLGPKVYPEVPDGGWGWAVAAAFFLVEVCTYGTLKSLGVFLQDLMEEFGESNSRVSWVISICVFIFTFTAPLSIMLSNRFGYRPVVMIGGFLISLGTITSAFTNSINEMYITIGLVSGLGYCLTFLPTVTILAQYFSRRRALVTSVASSGESFAIFAFAPAFTTLKEHIGWRYCLVILGTIQASVIGCGLLLCPIIIEPKLVKEDSEADKDSLSLKQTAYKLENEQTRTSISSTVSRGSEDSGVTSLSASNVDLRSAGAESKALMQWGVQDKEAEVEAGPLNPSSPKLMDFSVLKDAAFIWYSLFGLFATLGFFAPQLYIIELSKSRGVEPSMASYMLSVMAVAEIFGRLSIGVVLNKVRCRKTMVLLGCVVLLCLVLVAFTIVWEFWGLVVCCALYGYFMGTVGSIHIPMLAEEDVVGIQRMASSVGVYVFIQSFAGLAGPPLGGVLVDVTQNYGAAFYSCAVGMGLSAICLALVGPAKSGMCQRQSRNIDEGRSTEEEEKMSQDSNQTFLEVDLAPEDSPIRQALDQDNASVI; encoded by the exons ATGAGGGTTCCCTATTCCCAGCGTTGTTTGGGTCCTAAGGTTTACCCAGAAGTGCCTGATGGCGGCTGGGGCTGGGCCGTGGCTGCGGCCTTCTTCTTGGTGGAGGTCTGCACCTACGGCACCCTCAAGAGCCTGGGCGTCTTCCTCCAGGACCTGATGGAAGAGTTCGGAGAGAGCAACAGCCGAGTGTCATGGGTCATCTCCATTTGCGTCTTCATCTTTACCTTCACCG cCCCCCTGTCCATCATGCTGAGCAACCGTTTTGGCTATCGTCCTGTGGTGATGATAGGAGGCTTCCTCATCAGTCTGGGAACCATCACCTCCGCTTTCACCAATTCCATCAACGAGATGTACATCACCATTGGCCTTGTCTCAG GCCTGGGCTACTGCCTCACTTTCCTCCCCACCGTCACCATCTTAGCCCAGTATTTCTCCAGACGGCGAGCCCTCGTCACCTCTGTCGCTTCCTCTGGAGAATCCTTCGCCATATTCGCATTTGCtccag CCTTCACCACACTTAAAGAACACATTGGTTGGCGCTACTGTCTGGTTATTCTTGGCACCATTCAGGCTTCTGTGATTGGATGTGGGCTTCTCCTATGTCCAATCATCATTGAGCCAAAACTTGTAAAGGAGGACAGTGAAGCGGAcaaagactctctctctctgaagcaGACGGCTTACAAGCTTGAGAACGAACAAACCAGAACCTCCATCAGTTCCACAGTCTCCCGAGGTTCGGAGGACTCAGGCGTTACCTCGCTCTCCGCTTCAAACGTTGACCTCAGGTCTGCGGGGGCAGAAAGCAAGGCCCTGATGCAGTGGGGAGTGCAGGACAaagaggcagaggtggaggcgGGTCCTCTCAACCCTTCAAGCCCCAAACTCATGGACTTCTCTGTGCTAAAAGATGCTGCCTTCATCTGGTACTCCCTCTTTGGCCTGTTTGCCACGCTGGGCTTTTTTGCCCCGCAGCTCTACATCATCGAACTGAGCAAAAGCCGTGGCGTGGAGCCCAGCATGGCCTCCTATATGCTCTCTGTGATGGCCGTGGCTGAGATCTTCGGTCGCTTGTCCATCGGGGTGGTGTTGAACAAAGTCCGCTGCAGGAAGACAATGGTGTTGTTGGGGTGTGTGGTTCTACTGTGCCTGGTTCTGGTGGCCTTTACAATAGTGTGGGAGTTCTGGGGCCTGGTGGTCTGCTGCGCCCTCTACGGCTACTTCATGGGCACCGTGGGCTCCATACACATCCCCATGCTGGCTGAGGAGGACGTGGTGGGCATTCAGAGGATGGCGTCATCTGTAGGAGTGTATGTCTTCATCCAGAGCTTCGCTGGGCTGGCCGGACCGCCACTAGGAG GTGTGTTGGTGGATGTCACACAGAACTACGGTGCTGCCTTCTACTCCTGCGCGGTGGGCATGGGGCTCAGTGCCATATGCCTGGCTCTGGTCGGCCCCGCCAAATCCGGCATGTGCCAAAGACAGAGCAGAAACATAGACGAAGGCAGgagcacagaggaagaggagaaaatgtcaCAGGACAGCAACCAGACCTTTTTGGAGGTGGACCTAGCACCTGAGGACAGTCCTATTAGACAAGCCCTGGATCAAGACAACGCCTCTGTAATATAA
- the slc16a6b gene encoding solute carrier family 16 member 6b isoform X2, translating into MQCSYHAGQWLSCPLLLFSSLFTGLGYCLTFLPTVTILAQYFSRRRALVTSVASSGESFAIFAFAPAFTTLKEHIGWRYCLVILGTIQASVIGCGLLLCPIIIEPKLVKEDSEADKDSLSLKQTAYKLENEQTRTSISSTVSRGSEDSGVTSLSASNVDLRSAGAESKALMQWGVQDKEAEVEAGPLNPSSPKLMDFSVLKDAAFIWYSLFGLFATLGFFAPQLYIIELSKSRGVEPSMASYMLSVMAVAEIFGRLSIGVVLNKVRCRKTMVLLGCVVLLCLVLVAFTIVWEFWGLVVCCALYGYFMGTVGSIHIPMLAEEDVVGIQRMASSVGVYVFIQSFAGLAGPPLGGVLVDVTQNYGAAFYSCAVGMGLSAICLALVGPAKSGMCQRQSRNIDEGRSTEEEEKMSQDSNQTFLEVDLAPEDSPIRQALDQDNASVI; encoded by the exons ATGCAGTGTTCCTACCATGCGGGCCAGTGGCTGTCATGTCCCCTtttgctcttctcctctttgtttaCAGGCCTGGGCTACTGCCTCACTTTCCTCCCCACCGTCACCATCTTAGCCCAGTATTTCTCCAGACGGCGAGCCCTCGTCACCTCTGTCGCTTCCTCTGGAGAATCCTTCGCCATATTCGCATTTGCtccag CCTTCACCACACTTAAAGAACACATTGGTTGGCGCTACTGTCTGGTTATTCTTGGCACCATTCAGGCTTCTGTGATTGGATGTGGGCTTCTCCTATGTCCAATCATCATTGAGCCAAAACTTGTAAAGGAGGACAGTGAAGCGGAcaaagactctctctctctgaagcaGACGGCTTACAAGCTTGAGAACGAACAAACCAGAACCTCCATCAGTTCCACAGTCTCCCGAGGTTCGGAGGACTCAGGCGTTACCTCGCTCTCCGCTTCAAACGTTGACCTCAGGTCTGCGGGGGCAGAAAGCAAGGCCCTGATGCAGTGGGGAGTGCAGGACAaagaggcagaggtggaggcgGGTCCTCTCAACCCTTCAAGCCCCAAACTCATGGACTTCTCTGTGCTAAAAGATGCTGCCTTCATCTGGTACTCCCTCTTTGGCCTGTTTGCCACGCTGGGCTTTTTTGCCCCGCAGCTCTACATCATCGAACTGAGCAAAAGCCGTGGCGTGGAGCCCAGCATGGCCTCCTATATGCTCTCTGTGATGGCCGTGGCTGAGATCTTCGGTCGCTTGTCCATCGGGGTGGTGTTGAACAAAGTCCGCTGCAGGAAGACAATGGTGTTGTTGGGGTGTGTGGTTCTACTGTGCCTGGTTCTGGTGGCCTTTACAATAGTGTGGGAGTTCTGGGGCCTGGTGGTCTGCTGCGCCCTCTACGGCTACTTCATGGGCACCGTGGGCTCCATACACATCCCCATGCTGGCTGAGGAGGACGTGGTGGGCATTCAGAGGATGGCGTCATCTGTAGGAGTGTATGTCTTCATCCAGAGCTTCGCTGGGCTGGCCGGACCGCCACTAGGAG GTGTGTTGGTGGATGTCACACAGAACTACGGTGCTGCCTTCTACTCCTGCGCGGTGGGCATGGGGCTCAGTGCCATATGCCTGGCTCTGGTCGGCCCCGCCAAATCCGGCATGTGCCAAAGACAGAGCAGAAACATAGACGAAGGCAGgagcacagaggaagaggagaaaatgtcaCAGGACAGCAACCAGACCTTTTTGGAGGTGGACCTAGCACCTGAGGACAGTCCTATTAGACAAGCCCTGGATCAAGACAACGCCTCTGTAATATAA